DNA from Syntrophales bacterium:
GACACTTATCTATACAGAATAGCTAAACTATTTTTTGGCAACTGTTAAAGATCAGCTAAAGTTTTTTAATTTCCAACTTTAGGCACTTCCAACTTTTAACTTTTCCCTGCCTCTTCAACCTCTTCCAGCAACTTCCGAAAGACTGATATGGCCTTCATCTCACGCTCTCCAAGGCGGTAAATAAATCCTTCAAGGTATTCTTTAGTCTCTGGGGGAGACAGGCCGATCCTTTTTCCATGCAGGCAACCGATAGAATCGAGTTCATCCTCTGCCCTCTCGAGGGATTTTTGCAGCGCCTGTTGCAGTTCCAGCTTTTTAGCGGCCGGTAGAGATTTTTTCTGCGCCCACACGGCAAAGACAAAGGGGAGTTTTTGCCAATCGTGCCATTCCCTGGCAAGGTCGTACACGAGTTCAAACCCGGGAAGACCGTATTTTTTACGTTTTAATGCCTCATCACCGATGAGCAGCACCGCGGCAAACGCATGGTAATCATTGACCCCGAGATGCATGCGTATGAAGTTCGCTCTCAACCCGTATTTTTTCTCGAGGAGGACATGGAGCAGTTTTACCGACGTCGCCGTTTCGTCCGTGATGCCGATGTTTTTCTCCGCGAGGCCGGCCCAGTCTTCCCTCGCAAAGAGCATGATACTCTTAATCTGATCACGTCCGGCAATGCAGCAGCTCATCGTCTCAAGACTGTCTTCCTGGGCGAGATAATCCATCAGCGAGAAGGGGGCGGCATCAATCTGTCCCTTCCTCGACAAGGCTCCCATCTGCCGCGGTGTAACCGGTAAAATTTTGAATTCTCCCTTCTCAAAATATTCGTAGAAGGGGACGGAATTAAGGTAGGGAATCTTCCCGATGACATCTTCGGCATAGATGTTCAGTGGGTTATAATAGGCATCGCGTTCCACCGGTATCTTTCGGGCATCTTTGATGATCCTGATGATCCGCTCTTTTGCCAGCGCTGTCGGGCTTGTTGCCCCGGCATCGTGTGCGATTCTCTCCCCTCCCACGGTTCCATCCATGTCATCAGCCCCGAAGTTCAGGGCCACGGAGGCGATCTCCTCCGTCAGCATGACCCAGTACGCCTTGATATGGGGAAAGTTATCCAGCATCAGGCGTGAAACGGCGATTGTTTTTAAGTCGTCAATGGCGGAGGAGAAACCGCTTTGGGGTCTAATCCCCGTACTGCCGGCCTGGAAGGCAAGGGGGATAAACGCAAAAAAACCGCCCGTTTCATCCTGTGCCTCCCGGAGCTTGATCATGTGAATCAGCCGTTCTTCGTATGTCTCGAGATGGCCGTAAAGGAGCGTTGCATTCGTGGGGATGCCAAGCCGGTGTGCGGTTTTGTGCACCTCGAGCCAGGTCTCCGCGCCGATCTTCTGAGGAAAGAGTAGTTTGCGGATACGTTCCGAAAAGACCTCCGCCCCACCCCCCGGCATTGTGTCCAGTCCTGCCTCCTTCAACTGGAGAAGGATCTCTGCGAGGGGAAGTTTGAATTTCCTGCGGAAGAAATCGGCTTCCACGGCGGTGAAGGCCTTGATGTTGATGTTCGAGAAGTTCTTCCTGATCGCGGAGATCATCTGGAGGTAGTGCTGCCACTCCCAATCCGGGTGGAGGGCGCCGGTGATGTGTACTTCTTGGACATGGGGTGTCAGCCTGCCCAGGATATCCTCGATGGTCATCTCGTAAGCGCCGGGCCTGCCCCGCTTGGCGGCAAAGGCGCAAAACCTGCAGGAGAGTACACAGATGTTTGTTGGTTCGATCTTCTGGTTGAGGGCGAAGTAGGCGGCGTCTCCACTCTTCTGTTGCTGAGCGGCATGCGCCATCTTACCGAGGGAGATGATGTCGCCTGTACGGAACATCACCAGACCGTCTTGCAGGGAAAGTCTCTCGCCCTTCTGAAACTTCTCCCATGCGGGAATGAGTTGTTGGTCACGAAAATTGATGTCCATCTTCCGCCGCATTTTATCCTTCTCTAAAATATTGTCAATAAGCAATCCCTGAGTGATGCCGTCTTGTTATTTCTTAATTTTTGTGTTAAAAAATCCAGCAGGCAGAGAAATGGGACTCATAACAGAGGAGGAGATGATAAGAAAAGCCCTGTTTGCAGAAGAGATTTTCAGATGGTATTCCAGGGTTGTCACCTACGGGCGGATGATTAAATTTTCCCATACCGTCTTTGCCCTGCCCTTTGCTCTCGCTGCTCTCCTTCTGGCGCACAGAGAGCATCCTATTACCTCCCGTCTCGTCTTTTTGGTTATTGTGGCGATGGTAGGAGCCAGATCCGCCGCCATGGGGTTCAACCGTTTTGCCGATGCAAAGGACGATGCGGAAAATCCGCGGACCGCGGAAAGGGAGATTCCCGCCGGCCGTATTTCTCTCCGGGAAACGGCGATCTTCATCACAGGTTCAAGTATCCTTTTTATCCTTGCGGCAGCGGCCATCTCTGAAATCTGCTTCTGGTTTTCCTTCCCCGTTTTGCTTGCCCTCTTCGGTTATTCCTACACGAAGAGGTTTACCTGGTTATCACACATTGTCCTGGGATTGGTCCAGGGGTTGGTACCCATAGCGGTCTGGGTTGCCGTAACGGGAACATTTTCTGCCAAGATATTGGCCCTGTCCCTGACCCTTTGCACCTACATCGCCGGGTTCGATATTCTCTACGCCTGCCAGGATATGGAGTTTGACCGCCGGCAGAGGCTCTACTCCATGCCGGCAAGGTTCGGCCTGGCGAGAGCCATGCGTTTTTCCTCGCTCCTCCATTTGATCGCCTTCCTGTCACTTTTATCTCTCTGGCGGATCTTTGCCCTCAGCCCCTATTATCTCACCTTTGTCTCTGTCATCGGTATTCTTCTGATCGTAGAGCACAGACTTGTCAAACCGGATGATCTCTCAAGAGTCAACATCGCCTTTTATCACGTAAACAGCGTCATTTCTCTCCTCTTATTTGCCGCTTTGCTGACCGAGGAGATGGTGGGGAGGATGTTTTGAAAAAACGGATTATTGTGGGGACAACCGGCGCTTCCGGTACCGTTTATGCGGTGAGGCTTCTCGAGATCCTGCTGACGATGCCTCTTGAGATCCATCTCATCGTATCCGCCATGGGTTGGGATATCATGCGTTATGAGCAGGACTGGCATGATGAAACTCTGGATGACTTCATCGCCCGGAAACTGAGACCCAAAACAGCGGCAGGCGATTTAATCCTGCACCCCATCGGCGATATGTTCGCCCCACCAGCCAGTGGTTCCTTTCAGTCCTCCGGGATGGTGGTCGTTCCCTGTTCCATGAGGACTCTTTCTACTATTGCCGCAGGCCACGCCGGCAATCTGATCGAAAGGGCCGCCGACGTTACCCTGAAGGAGAGGCGTCCCCTCGTCCTGGTTCCCAGGGAGACCCCGGTAAGCCTGATCCATCTGCGAAATATGGTCGCGGCAACGGAGGCCGGCGCCGTGATCATGCCGGCGAGTCCTCCCTTTTATCACCGGCCGCAAGGAATCGCCGATCTGGTGAACTTTATGGTGGGGAGGATACTCGATCACCTTCATCTGGAACACCACCTGATCCCGAGGTGGGGGGAGAGACATGCCTGAGAAGAAGAATTACAGGAATCTGACTGACTTCGTTCGGGTCCTCGAAGCGGAGGGAGAACTGGTGAGGATCAAGGCCCCCGTCTCTTCTTTCCTTGAGATCACCGAGATAACGGACAGGGTCTCCAAGGGCCCATCCGGCGGCAAGGCGTTGCTCTTTGAGCAAGTGGACGGTTCTTCCTTTCCCGTGATTACCAATGCCTTTGGCAGTGCAAAGAGGATTGCCCTCGCCTTGGGGGTGAGGAATCTGGACGATCTGGAGAGAAGGGTAAAGGAGATACTGGAACAGGCCCCGCCGAAGACCTTGAGGGAGAAACTCCAGTTCCTGACCAGGGTCCTGAGCTGGGGGTGGTACCTCCCCAAGGTTGTCAGGATGGCCCATCCCCCCTGTCAGGAGGTTGTTTTGAGGGGTGATCAGGTTGGCCTGAGCAAATTGCCGGTCCTCCATTGCTGGCCCGGTGACGGCGGTCCTTTTATCACCCTACCCGTTGTATTCACTAAAAGTCTCACCACCGGAAAGAGAAATGCCGGTATGTACCGTCTTCAGGTCTTTGATAAGAATACTACGGGGATGCACTGGCATATCCACAAGGACGGTTCGCATTATTTTAATGAGTACCGCAGAGCCGGTAAAAGGATGGAAGTGGCGGTAGCCATCGGCACAGATCCCGCCGTTACCTATGCGGCAACCGCTCCCCTGCCCCGTGGTATTGACGAGATGATCCTGGCCGGATTCATCCGGGGCAAACCGGTGGAGATGGTAAAGGGGATCACCGTGGATATGGAGGTTCCTGCGGAGGCGGAGATTGTCCTCGAAGGTTACATCGTCCCGGAGGAGAGGAGACTGGAAGGACCATTCGGTGATCACACGGGGTACTACTCCCTCCAGGATGATTATCCTGTCTTTCATGTAACCGCCATAACCCACCGGAAAAATGCCGTTTACAGCGCCACGGTCGTTGGCCGGCCCCCGATGGAAGACTGCTATCTGGCAAAGGCAACAGAAAGGCTCTTTCTTCCCCTGCTGCAGGCCACCATGCCGGAAATCGCGGATTATGTCATGCCCTGGGAAGGTGTTTTTCACAATATTACCATTGTTGCCCTTGATAAGGAATATCCCGGCCATCCGAGGAAGGCGATCCACGGCCTTTGGGGAGCCGGCCAGATGAGTTTCTGTAAGATGATCGTCGTGGTGGATGGCGCTGCCGACCTTCGCGATCTCAAGGGGCTTTTTACAAAGATTCTCGATACAGTTGACTTAAAGAGCGATCTTGTCATCACCGAGGGGATACTGGACGTTCTCGATCACGCGGCGCCTAATCCCCTCTTTGGAGGAAAGATAGGGATTGACGCCACGGAGAGGATCAGGGGAGAGGTTCCCAGGGAGACCGGAAGTCTGCATCGTGATGGTGTGGAATTGCCGGCGGCAGGGGAAATCCTCAGAGAACTCAAGGCGCTGGATGAAGGCTTTCTCTCCTGCCGGATGCCGTTTACCTCTGTAGTGCATCCACTTATCCTTTTACAGGTGGATAAGGGGCTTGGGAAAAGGGGGCGCTTTTTTACGAAATTGCTTTTCCTTGCGAAGACAATACCACCGCAAAGTATCGCTGTCCTTTACGATGCAGATATTGATCTCTCTGATAATTCTCTCCTGTTATGGAAAGGATTCAATAATGTGGATCCCCTGAGGGATATTGTCGTCAGGGGTAACCAGGCGGTTATTGATGCCACGCGAAAGGGACGGGAGGATGGTCATCCACGGCCCTGGCCGGATGATGTTGTGATGAGTCAGGAGGTCAAGGAAAGGGTTACGACAAGGAGAGAGGAACTGGGGATCTCCCATCTCCTTACTTTAGTTATCCTTCTAATCAGCTTTCAGCTTTTTTAACTTTTAACCTTGAAGGTGTAAGGTGTTATGGAAAAGAAGGATTACTTGAAGACACCGGTTGAGCACATTGATATAACATCCATCAATGCTGTGGATATCATTCGGGCCATGAGGGGGATGTCCTTCACGGCAAGGGATCTTGCCGTGGCCTCGGACATATACGACAGAATGCTTATGGACCCGGATTGTGCCATCATACTGACTGTAGCCGGCAGTACAAGCGCCGCTGGTTGCATGCAGATCTATTCTGATCTCGTAAAGTACAATATGGTGGATGTGATCGTTGCCACCGGCGCTACGATTGTAGATACGGATTTTTTCGAGGCCCTCGGATTCAGACATTACCAGGGTACCCCCTTTGTGGATGACAGGCTATTGAGAAGATTATATATAGACAGGATCTACGATACCTTCATTGATGAAGAAGAACTCCAGGTTTGTGACAGAACGATCAGTGCAATCGCCGATGCCCTGCCCCCCCGACCCTATTCTTCCCGGGAGTTTATCCAAGAGATGGGGCGATACCTGACGGTCCACGCGAGAAAGAAGGATTCCCTCGTTCAGGTGGCCTACGAACATGATGTGCCGATCTTCTGTCCCGCCTTTTCCGACAGCAGCGCCGGTTTTGGTCTTGTCCTGCATCAGTATCAGCACCCTGAAGAACATTGCTCCATTGATTCCGTGAAGGATTTTAGAGAGTTAACCATGATCAAGATAGGGGCTGAAACGACGGGACTCCTCGTTATCGGGGGAGGAGTCCCGAAAAATTTTGCCCAGGATACGGTGATCTGTGCCGAGATATTAGGCAAGCAGGTCCCCCCGCATAAGTATGCCGTGCAGATCACCGTTGCCGATGTGAGGGACGGAGCATGCTCCAGTTCTACGCTGAGGGAAGCGACCTCGTGGGGGAAGGTGGATATGGCCTGTGAACAGATGGTTTATGCCGAGGCAACCTCCGCCTTACCCTTGCTGGCAAGTTACGCCTACCACAGGGGAAATTGGAAAATTAGGAAGAAATGGCGATGCGCAAAGATATTTGAAGCTTGATCGGTGCTTGCCCTTGCAAAAAAGATAAGCGTTCAGCGGCAAGAGATTTTCCCCTGTAGCGGCGCAGGTTTTGAGAGGCCATCAACCAGAGGTTTATGTGCCTGGCCATATTCTTCATTTCTTTATCACCTTGAGGGTATAGACCTTCTCAGAGAGAACACCCGGCGTAACAACCACATCGCAATCGGAGTGGAAACAGAACCCTCCCGGCAAGTCGCTCCGGCGGGCATATATCCCTTCGGCCAGGTTCCTCGAAGTACAACACTGGGCAATGATTGGAATGGCCGGTCCCCCCAGAGTCCCCAGCAGCGCCATCCGCATTTGCGTATCTCTCGAGTTTTGGTAATTCGTGGCAATGTGATCGTTATAGAGATAGACGCCCAGAAGAACGATCATCACGAAAATAATTCTTAAAAAGTATTTCTCTTTTATCAATGCCTGCAACTCCTCTCCGGGGAGTTAATTCTTTTACCCTCAAGCCAGCCAACCTTTACCTTCTCCCTCTGATCAAATTGAGGGACATAGGGCTTGATATCGAGAAGAGGGGTGCCATCCAGGGCGTCTATTTCTGCGATCCGCAATATATTCTTTCTCCTTGAAAGGAGCTTTACCACAGATAATCCAATGGGATTGGGCCTTCCGGGATGCCGGGTGGCAAAAAGGCCCCGGAGACTATCATCCAGAAACGGTTTTACTTTAAGAGAGTAGCTGTCAGATTTATGGAAGAGATACAGGAGGATAATATGGGAAAAGCCATCAAGATCGGCAAGGCCCTCCTCAAACTCCTCAAAGACCTCTACCTCACCCACCTCATGGGATCTATACCCCTGGTAAGGTGTCTCCTCCAGTGGCGACATTTCCCCCCCTCCCGTGTACCATTGCCGCATTACAGTTAGGGGGCAGACAAGACCCCTCATATTTTCCCACTCCTGTGATGTGATAAGATAAAACAAAAATAACGCCAAAAAGGTGTATATCTTGAACATTTTGTATTTCAACTACTTGAATACGTCTGGAAGAAAAGTGAGCCGGAGTAAGTTGCATCTTAGCGACTCTGGAAGAGGGTTATAGTTGCATAAATGCAACTCTTTTCAGATTATACTTAACCATCGAGTTCTTAACAGATTTTAACTTTTTTTCAAAGGTCTTATTTTTGTTTGATTTGACAGTCCAACTTTTATAGTATTTGTTTACACGTAGGAGACGATGGGAGACATGTCCAGAATATTAATTATCTATCACTCACAGACGGGGAATACAGAAAAGATGGCCTTAGCCGTTGCAGAAGGGAGCCGCGGCATTGAAAATACCGAAGTTATGATAAAAAAAGCGCAAGACGCCACCCTCGATGATCTTTTAGAGGCGGACGGTCTGGCGATTGGTACACCGGAGAACTTTGGCTATATGTCAGGCATGGTCAAGGATTTTTTTGACAGGACTTTTTACCTCGCCCAGGATAAGGTCTTGAGAAAACCCTACGTGGTCTTTATCAGCGCTGGTAATGACGGTACTGGTGCCCTGAGGAGTATCGAACGGATTGCCCAGGGCTATAAGTTCAAAAAGGTCTATGACCCTGTGATTTCTACAGGCGCCTTGACCGAAGATACCCTGGAGAAATGTCGCAACATGGGAGGGGTTCTTGCCGCCGGCTGTCAGATGGGAATTTACTGAGCGCATTGAACACCAATGCGAGCAGCACAGAGGAACTCGATGTGGAGATTATGAATTATAACCCTTGTGGCTGACTTCATCAATGCGGCGAAGGGGCGTATGACGCCTCAAACCAAATAGGGAAGGCTGTGAACGTTTGATAAATGGGCTATGAGAAGAGACGAGCCGACAACCTTTTTCAATATCATCCTCGATAGCATAGCTGATGGCGTCTTCACAATCAATGACGAGGAAGAGATCACCTCCTTCAATCGGGCAGCACAAGAGATCACAGGTTTTAGCAGGGAAGAGGCCGTTGGGCAGCATTGTTTCGATATATTCAGAACCAATATCTGCCAGACAAACTGTGCCCTCAGGCAGACTGTACGGACAGGCAAACCTATTATCAACATGCCCGTGAACATCCTCAGGAAAAACGGGAAAGAGGCGCCGGTCAGTATCAGCACGGCTGTGCTCAGGGACGAACAAGAAAAGGTGATCGGGGCGGTGGAAACCTTCAGAGACCTCTCGGTGGTAGAGGAATTGAGGAAGGAGTTATCCAAGCGATACGCCCTCGAAGACATCATAGGTAAGAATCACCAAATTCAGGATATCTTTCACATCCTTCCAGATATTGCCGAAAGCGACGCTACCGTTCTTATCCAGGGGCCGAGCGGTTCCGGTAAAGAGCTTTTCGCCAGGGCTATCCATAACCTGAGCCACCGAAAGAATCACCCTTATGTCAAGGTGCATTGCGGAGCCCTCCCCGATACCCTTCTCGAGTCCGAACTTTTTGGCTATGTTAAAGGGGCATTTACCGATGCGAAGAAAGATAAACCGGGCCGATTTGCCTTGGCAGAGGGAGGCACCATTCTTCTCGACGAGGTAGGGGATATGTCCCACGCCCTCCAGGTAAAGCTCCTTCGGATCTTACAGGAGAAAGAGTATGAACCACTCGGAGGGGTAACCTCTATTAAGGCCGATGTACGGATCGTGGCAGCTACTAATAAGAACCTACCCGATCTGGTACGGACCGAGGGCTTTCGGGAGGACCTCTTCTATCGTCTTAATGTAGTCAAGATCGTTTGCCATAGCGGGCCTTCCAGGGAAGATCGAGCCGTGCGAAGGCTTGAGACGTTAGATGGCTCTCTGCCGGAAATGGCGCCCGAAGTGATAGATATCGGTGTCTTAAAAAAGAAATATATGCCGGCTCGGTTTCCTCATCTTGCCCATGTCAAGAAGTTATCTGAGATTTCGAATAGAAACAGGTTAGCCAACTATTTCCATGCCGATAAAGCCACTATCTGTGCGGGGTGTCACCATTACACTCCAATTGAACCTAAAAGCCCTCCTCCACTCTGTAGAGACTGCCATAACGTCTCCTTTGACCTCCAGGATTTGAAAAAACCGAGACTTGTTGCAGCGTATCATCTCCAGTGTATAAACTGTCACAAGAGGATGAAACTAAAACCTTTAAAATGCACTGATTGTCATGCCAAGAGGCTTGTGGATAAATCGTTATCTCAGAAAAACCGGACTATTGAAGTGAGGTAGTTCGTATTGTTAACACGATAAGGAGAAGTGCGATGGACAGGAGGGAATTCCTGAAGACGATAGGAATAGGGATAGGAGGGGTTGCCTGTGGAGATATTCTGACACCTTCTATTGTCAAGGCCCAAAATGCTTTTGAGGTCAACGAATTCTTCGGTGTTCTTGTTGATACAACCCGATGTATTGGCTGCATGCGGTGCGAGATGGCGTGCGCCGAGGCGCATAACTTGCCCCTGCCTGATATCTCCAATGATTCTGTATTTGAAAAGAAACGGAATACGACAGAGACCCGGTGGACCGTTGTCAACCGCTATGAAACTGAGAAGGGAAAGATTTTTGTAAAACAGCAGTGCATGCACTGCAATCAGCCTGCCTGTGTTGCGGCATGCCTTGTAAAGGCCATGAAAAAGAGAAAGGAAGCTCATGTCACCTGGGATACAAATTGTATAGGTTGCAGGTTATGTATGGTCTCTTGTCCTTTTGACATGCCAAAGTTTGAATACAATAGTCCTTTTCCCAAAATTCAGAAGTGCAATCTCTGCTGGGATAGGTTCCAGGAAGGAAAACTTCCTGCCTGTGTTGAAGCGTGTCCAGTGGAAGCATTGAAATTTGGCGCGAGGAGGGACATTTTGGATGAAGCCAATAGCCGGATCTTTCAAAATCCCCATAATTATGTCCACCGCGTGTATGGTGGGCATGAAGTGGGTGGCACATCATATATCTATCTCTCAGCAGTTCCCTTTGAACAGATAGGTTTCCGGGGAGACCTTGGAACAACCCCCTATCCGGAGTTTACCACCGGTTTTCTTTACGCTGTTCCCTTCGTGTTCGTCCTTTGGCCTCTAATTTTGCTGGGAATGAACCGTGCGACAAGACGAGAGGAAGATTAATATAATTAAATGGGGATGACCAGATGAACGGAAAAACGGCAACAATAGAGAGCTTCAAAGATTTTGTGACCTTTATACGCGCTGAGTTGAAGCCAAAGGGAAGGATATTCACGATTTTCAATGTAATTTCTGCCCCTATAATCCTTCTCGGCGCAATTCTCATTGTCTATCGTCTTGCAAAGGGATTGGGCTACCCTGTCACCAACCTTTCCCAGGACTTTCCATGGGGGATATGGATAGGATTTGATGTCATGACAGGTGTTGCGTTTGCAGGGGGAGCATATGTCCTTACCTTCGTAGTCTATG
Protein-coding regions in this window:
- a CDS encoding NAD(P)H-dependent oxidoreductase, coding for MSRILIIYHSQTGNTEKMALAVAEGSRGIENTEVMIKKAQDATLDDLLEADGLAIGTPENFGYMSGMVKDFFDRTFYLAQDKVLRKPYVVFISAGNDGTGALRSIERIAQGYKFKKVYDPVISTGALTEDTLEKCRNMGGVLAAGCQMGIY
- the tsaA gene encoding tRNA (N6-threonylcarbamoyladenosine(37)-N6)-methyltransferase TrmO, which produces MRGLVCPLTVMRQWYTGGGEMSPLEETPYQGYRSHEVGEVEVFEEFEEGLADLDGFSHIILLYLFHKSDSYSLKVKPFLDDSLRGLFATRHPGRPNPIGLSVVKLLSRRKNILRIAEIDALDGTPLLDIKPYVPQFDQREKVKVGWLEGKRINSPERSCRH
- a CDS encoding sigma 54-interacting transcriptional regulator encodes the protein MRRDEPTTFFNIILDSIADGVFTINDEEEITSFNRAAQEITGFSREEAVGQHCFDIFRTNICQTNCALRQTVRTGKPIINMPVNILRKNGKEAPVSISTAVLRDEQEKVIGAVETFRDLSVVEELRKELSKRYALEDIIGKNHQIQDIFHILPDIAESDATVLIQGPSGSGKELFARAIHNLSHRKNHPYVKVHCGALPDTLLESELFGYVKGAFTDAKKDKPGRFALAEGGTILLDEVGDMSHALQVKLLRILQEKEYEPLGGVTSIKADVRIVAATNKNLPDLVRTEGFREDLFYRLNVVKIVCHSGPSREDRAVRRLETLDGSLPEMAPEVIDIGVLKKKYMPARFPHLAHVKKLSEISNRNRLANYFHADKATICAGCHHYTPIEPKSPPPLCRDCHNVSFDLQDLKKPRLVAAYHLQCINCHKRMKLKPLKCTDCHAKRLVDKSLSQKNRTIEVR
- a CDS encoding UbiA-like polyprenyltransferase, with translation MGLITEEEMIRKALFAEEIFRWYSRVVTYGRMIKFSHTVFALPFALAALLLAHREHPITSRLVFLVIVAMVGARSAAMGFNRFADAKDDAENPRTAEREIPAGRISLRETAIFITGSSILFILAAAAISEICFWFSFPVLLALFGYSYTKRFTWLSHIVLGLVQGLVPIAVWVAVTGTFSAKILALSLTLCTYIAGFDILYACQDMEFDRRQRLYSMPARFGLARAMRFSSLLHLIAFLSLLSLWRIFALSPYYLTFVSVIGILLIVEHRLVKPDDLSRVNIAFYHVNSVISLLLFAALLTEEMVGRMF
- the mqnE gene encoding aminofutalosine synthase MqnE, with translation MRRKMDINFRDQQLIPAWEKFQKGERLSLQDGLVMFRTGDIISLGKMAHAAQQQKSGDAAYFALNQKIEPTNICVLSCRFCAFAAKRGRPGAYEMTIEDILGRLTPHVQEVHITGALHPDWEWQHYLQMISAIRKNFSNINIKAFTAVEADFFRRKFKLPLAEILLQLKEAGLDTMPGGGAEVFSERIRKLLFPQKIGAETWLEVHKTAHRLGIPTNATLLYGHLETYEERLIHMIKLREAQDETGGFFAFIPLAFQAGSTGIRPQSGFSSAIDDLKTIAVSRLMLDNFPHIKAYWVMLTEEIASVALNFGADDMDGTVGGERIAHDAGATSPTALAKERIIRIIKDARKIPVERDAYYNPLNIYAEDVIGKIPYLNSVPFYEYFEKGEFKILPVTPRQMGALSRKGQIDAAPFSLMDYLAQEDSLETMSCCIAGRDQIKSIMLFAREDWAGLAEKNIGITDETATSVKLLHVLLEKKYGLRANFIRMHLGVNDYHAFAAVLLIGDEALKRKKYGLPGFELVYDLAREWHDWQKLPFVFAVWAQKKSLPAAKKLELQQALQKSLERAEDELDSIGCLHGKRIGLSPPETKEYLEGFIYRLGEREMKAISVFRKLLEEVEEAGKS
- a CDS encoding deoxyhypusine synthase; amino-acid sequence: MEKKDYLKTPVEHIDITSINAVDIIRAMRGMSFTARDLAVASDIYDRMLMDPDCAIILTVAGSTSAAGCMQIYSDLVKYNMVDVIVATGATIVDTDFFEALGFRHYQGTPFVDDRLLRRLYIDRIYDTFIDEEELQVCDRTISAIADALPPRPYSSREFIQEMGRYLTVHARKKDSLVQVAYEHDVPIFCPAFSDSSAGFGLVLHQYQHPEEHCSIDSVKDFRELTMIKIGAETTGLLVIGGGVPKNFAQDTVICAEILGKQVPPHKYAVQITVADVRDGACSSSTLREATSWGKVDMACEQMVYAEATSALPLLASYAYHRGNWKIRKKWRCAKIFEA
- a CDS encoding 4Fe-4S dicluster domain-containing protein, encoding MDRREFLKTIGIGIGGVACGDILTPSIVKAQNAFEVNEFFGVLVDTTRCIGCMRCEMACAEAHNLPLPDISNDSVFEKKRNTTETRWTVVNRYETEKGKIFVKQQCMHCNQPACVAACLVKAMKKRKEAHVTWDTNCIGCRLCMVSCPFDMPKFEYNSPFPKIQKCNLCWDRFQEGKLPACVEACPVEALKFGARRDILDEANSRIFQNPHNYVHRVYGGHEVGGTSYIYLSAVPFEQIGFRGDLGTTPYPEFTTGFLYAVPFVFVLWPLILLGMNRATRREED
- a CDS encoding flavin prenyltransferase UbiX, which gives rise to MKKRIIVGTTGASGTVYAVRLLEILLTMPLEIHLIVSAMGWDIMRYEQDWHDETLDDFIARKLRPKTAAGDLILHPIGDMFAPPASGSFQSSGMVVVPCSMRTLSTIAAGHAGNLIERAADVTLKERRPLVLVPRETPVSLIHLRNMVAATEAGAVIMPASPPFYHRPQGIADLVNFMVGRILDHLHLEHHLIPRWGERHA
- a CDS encoding menaquinone biosynthesis decarboxylase — protein: MPEKKNYRNLTDFVRVLEAEGELVRIKAPVSSFLEITEITDRVSKGPSGGKALLFEQVDGSSFPVITNAFGSAKRIALALGVRNLDDLERRVKEILEQAPPKTLREKLQFLTRVLSWGWYLPKVVRMAHPPCQEVVLRGDQVGLSKLPVLHCWPGDGGPFITLPVVFTKSLTTGKRNAGMYRLQVFDKNTTGMHWHIHKDGSHYFNEYRRAGKRMEVAVAIGTDPAVTYAATAPLPRGIDEMILAGFIRGKPVEMVKGITVDMEVPAEAEIVLEGYIVPEERRLEGPFGDHTGYYSLQDDYPVFHVTAITHRKNAVYSATVVGRPPMEDCYLAKATERLFLPLLQATMPEIADYVMPWEGVFHNITIVALDKEYPGHPRKAIHGLWGAGQMSFCKMIVVVDGAADLRDLKGLFTKILDTVDLKSDLVITEGILDVLDHAAPNPLFGGKIGIDATERIRGEVPRETGSLHRDGVELPAAGEILRELKALDEGFLSCRMPFTSVVHPLILLQVDKGLGKRGRFFTKLLFLAKTIPPQSIAVLYDADIDLSDNSLLLWKGFNNVDPLRDIVVRGNQAVIDATRKGREDGHPRPWPDDVVMSQEVKERVTTRREELGISHLLTLVILLISFQLF